TATTTCCACAATTCTAAGCCAATTCCTTTAATTACTCAACATATAAGGCCTTTGAATGATTCCTTGTTGATTCCTCGATAATCATTCTTACCTATATATGATGGTTATATGATGGTATATATAATGTAAAGCATTTATCACCCAAAAACAAGAAATTCTCAGGACAATCAACCCTTATTTGATAAGATTCTTAAAAAGCACAGGATATTAATAAGTCTTTAGTCCTATCACATCGTGACTTACGGTGAATTGTTTCGATTGTCAAACTGTTGTAAATTTGTAATACGAACCAGAATACCAAAAAACGAAAATATATTATTAAAGGGAGAGATTATCATGATGTTATACCTTGTTCAGTTCCTTCAAAGATTCCAGAAAGACGAAAAGGGTCAAGCACTTACAGAGTACGGTCTTATAATCGCCTTAATTGCACTCGTTGTAATTGGTGCAGTCGTGGTT
Above is a genomic segment from Dehalobacter sp. 12DCB1 containing:
- a CDS encoding Flp family type IVb pilin, coding for MMLYLVQFLQRFQKDEKGQALTEYGLIIALIALVVIGAVVVIGTNLNEIMTTIGGDLDITPTP